The following coding sequences are from one Rhipicephalus microplus isolate Deutch F79 chromosome 3, USDA_Rmic, whole genome shotgun sequence window:
- the LOC119181277 gene encoding monocarboxylate transporter 12 gives MESNSTASEKITKRADNEHAATTMLRSTGTPNLNGRTDESEHQDRCWNVPVAMAAAAFMVCMPWSWFGLLLVYFMEEFEISRQTASWPKSIASVLSHVSGLAVYGLQQYIKTYYIVLISTILTSAGFIFSAFASNILWMSMTLGVMHGLGHGVFVTSATVYTLLHFEKYRGIATSLAFIAYGASSVISQIVLAGLVELYDIGGALLVYGGVLLNATIVVMLAKNPWPLQLSRKQGQSEPLLKRDIESTCYEAATNNTGSKQSLEDQCLIMPEKKMLPESCSLKQALELFYAPSFYVLLVTVVVGDYTNTEFSATIVDYGMDKGINQDHAKHLVTFSAIGQVAGRVAVPLQSDFSPFMRHFLYTLSFLALCCCMVAMPYVSAWWTTLALSTVIGASEGYIMCIKYVLLAEHLGVERTAVAIGMIGILMTPALLVSPKILGLFRDVAGSYDGYYRLMATLSLMAALLFAGHDAWIHTKRKRRHSVNHKSPTSEAT, from the exons ATGGAAAGTAATAGTACGGCATCGGAAAAGATCACGAAGAGGGCCGACAATGAACACGCAGCCACGACAATGCTTCGCAGCACTGGAACACCAAATCTAAATG GCCGAACAGATGAAAGCGAACATCAAGACAGATGCTGGAATGTACCGGTGGCTATGGCCGCGGCTGCATTCATGGTGTGCATGCCGTGGTCATGGTTCGGCCTCCTGCTTGTCTACTTCATGGAGGAATTCGAAATATCGAGACAGACAGCGTCCTGGCCAAAAAGCATCGCTTCTGTGCTAAGCCACGTTTCAG GGCTAGCTGTATACGGCCTTCAACAATACATCAAGACCTACTACATTGTGTTGATAAGTACTATTTTGACATCAGCGGGTTTCATTTTTTCGGCATTTGCCTCCAACATTTTGTGGATGTCAATGACACTTGGAGTGATGCATG GCCTAGGACATGGAGTATTTGTGACATCAGCCACCGTGTACACCCTCCTCCACTTCGAGAAGTACCGTGGCATTGCGACGTCACTCGCCTTCATCGCTTATGGGGCGTCGTCAGTCATCAGCCAGATTGTGTTGGCTGGCCTCGTTGAACTTTATGATATAGGTGGAGCTCTTCTTGTCTACGGAGGAGTACTGCTAAACGCCACCATCGTTGTTATGCTAGCCAAGAACCCTTGGCCACTGCAACTTTCAAGAAAACAAGGACAGTCAGAACCTCTGCTGAAAAGGGATATCGAGTCGACGTGTTATGAAGCCGCCACCAACAACACTGGCAGCAAACAAAG TCTAGAAGACCAGTGCCTAATTATGCCGGAAAAGAAGATGCTCCCGGAAAGCTGTTCCCTGAAGCAAGCCCTGGAGCTCTTCTACGCGCCATCGTTCTACGTGCTTCTGGTGACTGTAGTGGTCGGGGATTACACGAACACCGAATTCTCAGCAACCATCGTGGACTACGGTATGGATAAAGGCATAAACCAGGACCACGCCAAGCACCTGGTAACGTTCAGCGCGATCGGACAGGTTGCGGGCCGAGTGGCGGTTCCTCTTCAGTCAGACTTCTCCCCGTTCATGCGCCACTTTCTGTATACTCTGAGCTTCCTGGCGCTGTGTTGCTGCATGGTAGCAATGCCATACGTATCTGCCTGGTGGACCACTCTTGCACTGTCTACCGTGATTGGAGCGTCAGAAGGATACATAATGTGCATCAAGTATGTCCTCTTGGCGGAACATCTCGGTGTCGAGCGGACTGCTGTTGCCATCGGTATGATCGGTATTCTGATGACGCCGGCGCTTCTGGTGAGCCCCAAAATTTTAG GACTATTCCGGGACGTTGCTGGATCATATGATGGCTACTACCGCCTCATGGCCACTCTTAGCTTGATGGCCGCTCTCCTCTTCGCTGGACACGATGCCTGGATCCATACAAAAAGAAAGCGTAGACATTCTGTCAATCACAAAAGCCCTACTAGTGAAGCTACATAA